In Chloroherpetonaceae bacterium, the following proteins share a genomic window:
- a CDS encoding flagellar biosynthetic protein FliR has translation VQIAAPAGGVLLVVDGAMAAVSRAVPQIPVWLIGMPAKIAVGIVALGASLPGLLGISVRMTDLSVRYLENLLRLLGL, from the coding sequence GTGCAGATTGCCGCGCCGGCGGGGGGCGTGCTGCTCGTGGTGGACGGCGCGATGGCGGCGGTGTCCCGCGCCGTGCCCCAGATTCCCGTGTGGCTGATTGGGATGCCCGCGAAAATCGCCGTCGGAATCGTCGCGCTCGGCGCAAGCCTGCCCGGACTGCTCGGAATCAGCGTGCGTATGACCGACCTCAGCGTGCGCTATCTGGAGAACCTGCTGCGACTGTTGGGGTTATAG